A stretch of the Desulfurellaceae bacterium genome encodes the following:
- the secA gene encoding preprotein translocase subunit SecA yields the protein GTNNEFGFDYLRDNMKFSSEDSAQRELHFAIVDEVDNILIDEARTPLIISGPAEESTEKYYALNRVIPRLQKDLDYAIDEKQRNATLTEEGVSKVERILRVKNLYDPSEIGTLHHVNQALRAHALFKRDVDYVIKDGEVIIVDEFTGRLMPGRRWSDGLHQAVEAKEGVRIRQENQTLATITIQNYFRMYHKLGGMTGTADTEAVEFKKIYSLDVVVIPPNKGMSRQDFPDVVYKTEREKFQAVADEIAECHQRGQPVLVGTVSVEKSERLGKLLKKKNIKHNVLNAVNHEAEANIIAQAGRFSGVTIATNMAGRGTDILLGGNPEFLARVEIEKNWLKKAAPAHTKTKSYEESLEELREAYNAALTKARQRYEPAWKPHEEARNAALSRLSETYRPFLHASLQHARATYQGLTAQLDFATDTPAMDALEHYTQACETYEHALTEYDKVVGPCLPEERREEYETVCADYAGLLAEGVSDQTADRLELLRGRYERMLDEYGQAIVRVAEIALSDNGEVSQQFEQAQRAHEEAQQAYDAADQLYEEKRQPYEAAVAEAERVYEEQRRERVKVVEEVREQLEKSPEVYQHAFDAAQASYQETCAEERDKVVEAGGLHILGTERHEARRIDNQLRGRAGRQGDPGSSRFYLSLEDDLLRIFGADRIQGIMDRLGMEEGEPIEHSLVTRAIENAQGRVEARNFDIRKHLLEYDDVMNKQREVINDQRRTFLTSEDLSAEALEMIEDTAETTLGFYLSDDLPPEEWDWKALDDALFRQFNFRLSPSEEDKRNADPDDLRQDIHDRVLAIYREREENFTPSVLRYLEKVILLQTMDALWKDHLLSMDHLKEAVGLRGYGQKNPLQEYQKEGFALFEQLHDRMRTEVVEKLFTVQIARQEDVQKMEARQAEPRRPLSMSHGQDPQPSAPAKQVRRNEAKVGRNEPCPCGSGRKYKKCHGA from the coding sequence ACGGGACGAACAACGAGTTCGGGTTTGACTATCTGCGCGACAACATGAAGTTCAGCAGCGAGGACTCCGCCCAGCGCGAACTCCATTTCGCAATTGTCGACGAGGTCGATAATATCCTGATCGATGAGGCGCGCACGCCGCTGATCATCTCCGGCCCGGCCGAGGAATCGACCGAAAAATACTACGCCCTGAATCGGGTCATCCCCCGGCTGCAAAAAGATCTCGACTACGCCATCGACGAAAAACAGCGCAACGCCACCCTGACCGAAGAGGGGGTGTCCAAGGTCGAGCGCATCCTGCGGGTCAAAAATCTGTACGACCCGTCTGAAATCGGCACCCTGCACCACGTGAACCAGGCCCTGCGAGCCCACGCCCTGTTCAAGCGCGATGTCGATTATGTGATCAAGGACGGCGAGGTCATCATTGTCGACGAATTCACCGGCCGCCTGATGCCCGGCCGGCGCTGGTCCGACGGACTCCACCAGGCGGTTGAGGCCAAGGAAGGCGTGCGCATCCGTCAGGAAAACCAGACCCTGGCGACGATCACCATCCAGAACTATTTTCGCATGTATCACAAGCTGGGCGGCATGACCGGCACGGCCGATACCGAGGCGGTGGAGTTCAAAAAGATCTACAGCCTCGATGTGGTCGTCATTCCGCCCAACAAGGGCATGTCGCGCCAGGACTTCCCGGATGTGGTGTACAAAACCGAGCGCGAGAAATTTCAGGCCGTTGCCGATGAGATCGCCGAGTGTCACCAGCGCGGCCAACCGGTACTGGTCGGCACCGTGTCGGTCGAAAAATCCGAGCGGCTCGGCAAGCTGCTCAAAAAGAAGAACATCAAACACAACGTCCTGAACGCGGTCAATCACGAGGCCGAGGCCAATATCATCGCCCAGGCCGGCCGTTTTAGCGGGGTGACGATCGCCACCAATATGGCCGGCCGGGGCACCGACATTCTGCTCGGCGGCAACCCCGAGTTTCTGGCCCGGGTCGAGATCGAAAAAAACTGGCTGAAAAAAGCCGCGCCGGCCCACACCAAGACCAAGAGCTATGAGGAGAGTCTGGAAGAGCTGCGCGAGGCCTACAACGCCGCCCTGACCAAGGCGCGTCAGCGCTACGAGCCGGCCTGGAAACCCCACGAGGAGGCGCGCAACGCGGCCCTGTCGCGTCTGTCCGAGACCTACCGACCCTTCCTCCACGCCTCCCTGCAACACGCCCGGGCGACCTATCAGGGTCTGACCGCCCAGCTTGATTTTGCGACCGACACGCCCGCTATGGATGCCCTCGAGCACTACACCCAGGCGTGTGAGACGTATGAACACGCCCTGACCGAGTATGACAAGGTCGTTGGGCCGTGTCTGCCCGAAGAGCGACGTGAGGAGTATGAGACGGTGTGTGCCGATTACGCCGGGCTATTGGCCGAAGGCGTGTCAGATCAGACGGCCGACCGTCTCGAGCTGCTGCGCGGCCGCTACGAGCGTATGCTCGACGAGTACGGCCAGGCGATTGTGCGGGTGGCCGAGATCGCGCTGAGCGACAATGGCGAGGTCAGCCAGCAGTTTGAGCAGGCCCAGCGGGCGCATGAGGAAGCCCAGCAGGCGTATGATGCAGCCGATCAGCTGTACGAAGAAAAACGCCAGCCCTACGAGGCGGCAGTGGCCGAGGCCGAGCGGGTCTACGAAGAACAGCGCCGCGAGCGGGTCAAGGTCGTCGAGGAAGTCCGCGAGCAGCTCGAAAAGTCGCCCGAGGTGTACCAGCACGCTTTTGACGCGGCCCAGGCCAGCTACCAGGAGACGTGTGCCGAAGAGCGCGACAAGGTCGTGGAGGCCGGCGGACTGCACATCCTGGGGACCGAACGGCACGAGGCGCGGCGCATCGACAACCAGCTGCGCGGCCGGGCCGGCCGACAGGGCGACCCCGGCTCGTCGCGCTTCTATCTGTCGCTGGAAGACGATTTGCTGCGCATTTTCGGGGCCGACCGTATCCAGGGCATCATGGACCGGCTGGGCATGGAGGAGGGCGAGCCGATTGAACACAGCCTGGTCACCCGGGCCATTGAGAACGCCCAGGGACGGGTCGAGGCGCGCAACTTTGATATTCGCAAACACCTGCTCGAGTATGACGATGTCATGAACAAGCAGCGCGAGGTGATCAACGACCAGCGCCGCACCTTTCTGACCAGCGAGGACCTGTCGGCCGAGGCCCTGGAGATGATTGAGGACACGGCCGAAACAACCCTGGGTTTCTACCTGTCCGACGATCTGCCGCCCGAAGAGTGGGACTGGAAGGCGCTGGACGACGCCCTGTTTCGGCAGTTCAACTTCCGGCTGTCGCCGAGCGAGGAAGACAAGCGGAACGCCGACCCCGACGACTTGCGCCAGGACATCCACGACCGGGTTCTGGCCATCTACCGCGAGCGGGAGGAAAACTTCACCCCGTCGGTCCTGCGCTATTTGGAGAAGGTCATTCTGCTCCAGACCATGGACGCCCTGTGGAAAGACCATCTGTTGTCCATGGATCACCTCAAAGAGGCTGTTGGACTCAGGGGCTACGGGCAGAAAAACCCCCTCCAGGAATACCAGAAAGAAGGCTTTGCCCTGTTCGAGCAGCTCCACGACCGGATGCGAACCGAGGTGGTGGAAAAACTGTTTACCGTCCAGATCGCCCGTCAGGAAGACGTCCAGAAGATGGAAGCCCGTCAGGCCGAGCCGCGTCGTCCGCTTAGCATGAGCCACGGTCAGGACCCCCAGCCGTCAGCCCCGGCCAAACAGGTGCGCAGAAACGAGGCCAAGGTCGGGCGCAACGAGCCGTGTCCGTGCGGCAGTGGCCGCAAATACAAGAAGTGTCACGGGGCCTAG
- the argJ gene encoding bifunctional glutamate N-acetyltransferase/amino-acid acetyltransferase ArgJ has translation MRVKVEKKPVVVPGFRFSGVSCGIKPSRKKDLSLIVSDRPTTAVAAFTTNQVKGAPVLVGLERMKRGQLQAVVVNSGIANVSTGQAGLRLAHNMCRLVGRQLGIDDGLVLPSSTGKIGVLPPWEKMRPGIIEACGTLSPRGFWNALSGMMTTDAFPKAAVRQLTLGGQTVTLAGLAKGAGMINPNMATMLCYVVTDAAVEADALRRTLDMTLGDSFNAISVDGDTSTSDTLVLMANGLAHNRPVTQAGRDFRAFKTAVGEMLCELARMCVKDGERATRVVDIVVRGTRTDEDARKIARTVAYSPLVKTAFFGGDPNWGRIACAVGYAGVRLDQHKLNIRVGDVLIGRNGMSTGSDNEKRAAAVMQQPEFSIAIDLRGGKGRAHVVTSDLSTGYVHFNSAYST, from the coding sequence ATGCGGGTCAAGGTCGAAAAAAAACCGGTGGTAGTGCCCGGCTTTCGTTTCAGCGGCGTCTCGTGCGGCATCAAGCCGAGCCGGAAAAAGGATCTGTCCCTGATCGTGTCGGACCGTCCGACCACGGCTGTCGCCGCCTTTACCACCAATCAGGTCAAGGGCGCGCCGGTGCTGGTCGGCCTGGAGCGGATGAAGCGTGGCCAGCTCCAGGCCGTGGTGGTCAACAGCGGGATTGCCAATGTCTCGACCGGTCAGGCGGGTCTGCGTCTGGCCCACAACATGTGTCGTCTGGTCGGCCGCCAGCTGGGCATTGACGACGGGCTGGTCCTGCCGTCGTCGACCGGCAAAATCGGCGTCCTGCCGCCGTGGGAAAAAATGCGGCCCGGGATTATCGAGGCGTGCGGCACGCTCTCGCCCCGGGGCTTTTGGAACGCGCTGTCGGGCATGATGACGACCGATGCCTTTCCCAAGGCTGCGGTCCGTCAGCTGACGCTTGGCGGCCAGACCGTGACCCTGGCCGGTCTGGCCAAGGGCGCGGGCATGATCAACCCCAATATGGCGACCATGCTGTGCTATGTCGTGACCGATGCTGCGGTCGAGGCCGACGCCCTGCGCCGGACCCTGGACATGACCCTGGGCGATTCGTTTAACGCCATCAGCGTGGACGGGGATACCAGCACCAGCGATACACTGGTGCTGATGGCCAACGGCCTGGCCCACAACCGGCCGGTCACACAAGCCGGCCGCGACTTCCGGGCCTTCAAGACCGCCGTCGGTGAGATGCTGTGCGAGCTGGCCCGGATGTGCGTCAAGGACGGCGAGAGGGCGACCCGGGTGGTTGATATTGTTGTCCGGGGCACCCGAACGGACGAGGACGCTCGGAAGATCGCCCGGACCGTGGCCTACTCCCCGCTGGTCAAGACCGCCTTTTTTGGCGGCGACCCGAACTGGGGGCGGATTGCGTGTGCGGTGGGCTATGCCGGGGTGCGGCTGGATCAGCACAAGCTGAATATCCGGGTCGGGGATGTGTTGATTGGCCGCAACGGTATGAGTACCGGTTCGGACAACGAAAAGCGGGCGGCGGCGGTCATGCAACAGCCCGAGTTCTCTATCGCCATCGACCTGCGCGGGGGCAAGGGCAGGGCCCATGTGGTGACGTCCGATCTGTCCACCGGCTATGTCCATTTCAACTCGGCCTACTCAACCTGA
- a CDS encoding amidohydrolase: MNAQPKIIDADGHIVEPPALWQEYVELAFRDRIPQVVKDDAGIERLKVEGRILPRSPMMIAAMCIPGGLSQPERARQLSWEDLRPGSFEPDARIKDMDEDGIDVSILYPSLGLAYGALRDPELAAAACRAYNNWMADFCRPYPDRLYNIAPVPLVDVEAAIREMRRVVKEQGVKAITIRPNPHNDRRLNDPAYDRLWAEAQDLDCTVAIHSAVIGELPTAGFDRYPDFFQRMIIAHPFEQQMACMDLCCGGVLDTYPRLRIAILESGGGWLPYWLARLDEFAEKIGHMLPPLRLKPSEYFYRQCFLSCEPDDVALKTATALGTDQVLMWASDYPHFDCVFPGVVDELKEHCATLPDSAQANIMSDNAARCYGLH, encoded by the coding sequence ATGAACGCTCAGCCCAAAATCATCGACGCCGACGGCCACATCGTCGAGCCGCCGGCCCTGTGGCAGGAGTATGTCGAACTCGCCTTTCGTGACCGCATTCCGCAGGTCGTCAAAGACGACGCGGGGATCGAGCGGCTGAAGGTCGAGGGCCGCATCCTGCCCCGCAGCCCGATGATGATTGCCGCCATGTGCATCCCCGGCGGCCTGAGTCAGCCCGAGCGCGCCCGCCAGCTGTCCTGGGAGGATTTGCGGCCGGGCAGCTTTGAACCCGACGCCCGGATCAAGGACATGGACGAGGACGGCATTGATGTCTCCATCCTCTACCCCTCGCTGGGTCTGGCCTACGGCGCCCTGCGCGACCCGGAGCTGGCCGCGGCAGCCTGCCGCGCCTACAACAACTGGATGGCCGACTTCTGCCGCCCGTATCCCGACCGGCTGTACAACATCGCGCCGGTCCCGCTGGTCGATGTTGAGGCGGCCATCCGCGAGATGCGCCGGGTGGTCAAAGAGCAGGGGGTCAAGGCGATTACGATTCGGCCCAACCCGCATAACGACCGGCGCCTCAATGACCCGGCCTATGATCGGCTGTGGGCCGAAGCCCAGGACCTGGACTGTACGGTGGCGATTCACAGCGCGGTGATCGGTGAGCTGCCCACGGCCGGGTTTGACCGCTATCCCGACTTCTTCCAGCGCATGATCATCGCCCACCCGTTTGAGCAGCAGATGGCGTGCATGGATCTGTGCTGCGGCGGGGTGCTGGATACCTACCCCAGGCTGCGCATCGCCATCCTTGAGTCGGGCGGCGGCTGGCTGCCGTACTGGCTGGCCCGGCTGGACGAGTTCGCCGAAAAAATCGGCCACATGCTGCCGCCCCTGCGTCTCAAACCCAGCGAGTATTTCTACCGCCAGTGTTTCCTGTCGTGTGAACCGGATGACGTGGCGCTCAAAACCGCCACCGCCCTGGGCACCGACCAGGTCTTGATGTGGGCCTCGGACTACCCGCACTTCGACTGCGTGTTTCCGGGCGTGGTGGATGAACTCAAGGAGCACTGCGCCACGCTCCCGGACAGCGCTCAGGCCAACATCATGAGCGACAACGCGGCCCGCTGCTACGGTCTGCACTGA
- a CDS encoding amidohydrolase family protein has product MADFDIQIKGGTVVDGTRVPRFRADVWIRDGKIAQIGGRAPGFAKQVIDADGLIVAPGFIDLHTHYDAQIRWDPYCTISGWHGVTSLVLGNCGFGFAPCQPDFRERSMLTMTRTEAIPYVSMEAGMDWDWETIPEYLDSLDRAPKGVNCIQYMPTASLMTYVMGLEAAKTRPATEAERSRMRQLLAEGMDAGLCGFSIQRLGWHSGQADYDGTPMVTDTMVDEDILNLARVLRERDAGFIQITQATGHIKDDLAFLEKLASAAQRPILHNAIAASKRNPDPHRKSLAWLERMRAKGLPIFGQGATVRSGFAFSLEHWNLYDVSAAWRDMLTGSKDERAAKMRDPQLRQAAKSDKAMRALDRNAAGIGGRLPRLLVQSVANTPELEHYVGRSVGEIAETEHKHPVDVMLDLSLATDLKAEFLQPEPEFNAEFNAEIITDSAYTFPGVSDGGAHTKFFTGGAFTTDFLSWLVRDEQKISLEEAHYRLSALPAHAAGFRDRGVLREGAAADVVVYELDGLGIEPDWIGEIAYDLPGGEWRRVQRSRGYRSILVNGVETFADGKCSGDTPGKLLRHGRAA; this is encoded by the coding sequence ATGGCAGATTTTGATATCCAGATCAAAGGCGGCACAGTTGTTGATGGCACACGCGTCCCGCGCTTCCGGGCCGACGTATGGATTCGGGACGGCAAAATCGCCCAGATTGGCGGACGCGCGCCCGGCTTTGCCAAACAGGTCATTGACGCCGACGGGCTGATCGTGGCGCCGGGCTTTATCGACCTCCACACCCACTATGACGCCCAGATCCGCTGGGATCCCTACTGTACCATTTCGGGCTGGCACGGCGTCACCTCGCTGGTGTTGGGCAACTGCGGTTTCGGCTTTGCCCCGTGTCAGCCCGACTTTCGCGAGCGCTCGATGCTGACCATGACCCGCACCGAGGCCATTCCGTATGTGTCGATGGAAGCCGGCATGGATTGGGACTGGGAGACGATTCCTGAGTATCTGGACTCGCTCGACCGTGCTCCCAAGGGTGTGAACTGCATCCAGTACATGCCGACCGCCTCGCTGATGACCTACGTCATGGGCCTGGAGGCGGCCAAAACCCGGCCGGCGACCGAGGCCGAACGCAGCCGGATGCGCCAGCTATTGGCCGAGGGCATGGACGCGGGTTTGTGCGGTTTTTCAATTCAGCGCCTGGGCTGGCACTCGGGTCAGGCCGACTACGACGGTACGCCCATGGTCACCGACACCATGGTCGACGAGGACATTCTGAATCTGGCCCGGGTGCTGCGCGAGCGCGATGCCGGTTTTATCCAGATCACCCAGGCGACCGGTCATATCAAGGACGACCTGGCGTTTTTGGAAAAACTGGCCTCAGCGGCCCAGCGGCCGATTCTGCATAACGCGATTGCGGCCAGCAAACGCAACCCGGACCCGCACCGCAAGAGCCTGGCCTGGCTGGAGCGCATGCGGGCCAAGGGCCTGCCTATCTTTGGCCAGGGCGCGACCGTGCGCAGCGGCTTTGCCTTCAGCCTCGAACACTGGAATCTGTATGACGTGTCTGCAGCTTGGCGCGACATGCTGACCGGCAGCAAGGACGAGCGGGCGGCCAAGATGCGCGATCCCCAGCTGCGCCAGGCGGCAAAAAGCGACAAGGCGATGCGAGCCCTGGACCGCAACGCGGCCGGCATCGGCGGCCGCCTGCCCCGCCTGCTGGTCCAGTCGGTGGCCAACACACCGGAGCTGGAACACTACGTCGGCCGGTCTGTAGGCGAGATCGCCGAGACCGAGCACAAACACCCGGTCGATGTGATGCTCGACCTGTCCCTGGCCACCGATCTCAAGGCCGAGTTTCTGCAGCCCGAACCGGAGTTCAACGCCGAGTTCAACGCCGAGATCATTACCGACTCGGCGTATACTTTTCCGGGCGTGTCGGACGGCGGGGCACACACCAAGTTCTTCACCGGCGGGGCGTTCACGACCGACTTTCTGAGCTGGCTGGTCAGGGACGAGCAGAAGATCAGCCTCGAAGAGGCTCACTACCGTCTGTCGGCCCTGCCGGCCCATGCGGCCGGGTTTCGTGACCGCGGAGTGTTGCGCGAGGGTGCGGCCGCCGACGTGGTGGTCTACGAGCTGGACGGTCTGGGCATTGAGCCGGACTGGATCGGCGAGATCGCCTACGATCTGCCCGGCGGAGAGTGGCGGCGGGTCCAGCGTTCGCGCGGCTACCGGTCGATTCTCGTCAACGGGGTCGAGACCTTTGCCGACGGCAAGTGCAGCGGCGACACGCCGGGCAAGCTGCTGCGCCACGGTCGGGCCGCCTGA
- a CDS encoding VOC family protein: MFSIGKLFHLTHVVDDLEAVDRWYDEVFAVERFYNGYEELAGRNASLIAIGDVIMEPMMPAQVEPLKNPSVKKFHDRFGQHFHSIAWYVDDVQAISERLDAAGFRLFNLVGKMVKPSDKTAAIWTHPKETSGQLEFALSGDYIPDPRLKPAWSSQPWREHPLGIEGASHIGVVVGSLAKTKQLYCEVLGASLLHEETVAGRKHSAFVAVGEDTVVELSEPLSPDSPEGQELDTHGEGIYSLIFKTRDLGQARDFLTARQHRPAADGPDTIVLGTDQAFGMLVGFTQRQLPNDPRA; this comes from the coding sequence ATGTTTAGCATAGGCAAGCTGTTCCATCTCACCCATGTGGTGGACGACCTCGAAGCGGTTGACCGCTGGTACGACGAGGTGTTTGCGGTCGAGCGGTTCTACAACGGCTATGAGGAGTTGGCTGGGCGCAACGCCTCGCTCATCGCCATCGGGGATGTCATCATGGAACCCATGATGCCGGCCCAGGTCGAGCCGCTCAAAAACCCGTCGGTTAAAAAATTCCATGATCGCTTTGGCCAGCACTTCCACTCCATCGCCTGGTATGTAGACGACGTGCAGGCCATCTCCGAACGGCTCGACGCGGCAGGATTTCGGCTGTTCAACCTCGTCGGTAAAATGGTCAAGCCGTCCGATAAGACGGCCGCGATCTGGACCCACCCCAAAGAGACCTCGGGCCAGCTGGAGTTTGCCCTGTCGGGCGACTATATTCCCGACCCGCGCCTCAAGCCCGCCTGGTCGAGTCAGCCGTGGCGCGAGCACCCGCTCGGCATTGAGGGCGCGTCCCACATCGGCGTGGTGGTCGGCAGTCTGGCCAAGACCAAACAGCTGTACTGCGAGGTGCTGGGCGCCAGCCTGCTGCACGAGGAGACGGTCGCCGGGCGCAAGCACAGCGCGTTTGTGGCGGTTGGCGAAGATACCGTCGTCGAGCTGTCCGAACCCCTGTCGCCAGACAGCCCGGAAGGCCAGGAGTTGGACACCCACGGCGAGGGGATTTATTCGTTGATCTTCAAGACCCGCGACCTGGGCCAAGCTCGGGACTTTCTGACTGCTCGCCAGCACCGGCCGGCGGCCGACGGCCCGGACACCATCGTGCTGGGGACCGATCAGGCGTTTGGCATGCTGGTCGGCTTTACCCAGCGCCAGTTGCCGAACGACCCGCGCGCCTGA
- a CDS encoding Dabb family protein, whose amino-acid sequence MYCLLRLWVYGLVILVSASAQAQGVLEIPGNGGKLSGLGLISGWKCNAGTLTVSLDGGEPIPLTAGQRRDDTRSVCGTTHTGFHAPINWALLGDGQHTAVVYDDGVEFARSTFEVATTGEEFVTGASAWVRAPDFPAPGETTRFEWNESTQHLEMVRTPEGEELVESVQHLVIVWLKEPASAEARQKVIATSYGFAEIPGVLRVSAGPSLASARDVVDSSYDVGVVITVRDQAALNAYLEHPKHKQAVQEVLGPLAQKIIVYDFVVSAPK is encoded by the coding sequence ATGTATTGCTTGCTGCGCCTGTGGGTGTATGGGCTCGTTATCCTGGTCTCGGCTTCGGCGCAGGCCCAAGGCGTACTGGAGATTCCTGGCAACGGAGGCAAACTCTCGGGGCTTGGACTCATCTCGGGCTGGAAGTGCAACGCCGGGACCCTGACGGTCAGCCTTGATGGTGGGGAGCCCATTCCCCTGACAGCGGGGCAGCGGCGTGACGATACCCGGTCAGTATGCGGCACAACGCATACCGGCTTTCATGCCCCTATCAACTGGGCGCTGCTCGGCGATGGCCAACACACGGCCGTGGTCTACGATGACGGTGTGGAGTTTGCCCGCAGCACGTTTGAGGTAGCGACCACGGGAGAGGAGTTTGTGACGGGGGCGAGCGCCTGGGTCCGGGCACCGGATTTTCCCGCGCCCGGGGAGACCACGCGGTTTGAGTGGAACGAGAGTACGCAACACCTGGAGATGGTACGGACGCCTGAGGGTGAGGAACTGGTCGAGAGCGTACAACACCTGGTCATTGTCTGGCTCAAAGAACCTGCCAGTGCCGAGGCTCGCCAGAAGGTGATAGCGACTTCATACGGTTTTGCCGAGATTCCCGGCGTGCTGCGCGTCAGTGCCGGGCCGAGCTTAGCGAGCGCGCGGGATGTTGTTGACAGTTCGTATGACGTTGGGGTGGTGATTACCGTGAGGGACCAAGCTGCGCTGAACGCGTATCTGGAGCATCCCAAACACAAACAAGCGGTTCAAGAGGTGTTAGGGCCTTTGGCACAAAAGATCATAGTGTACGATTTTGTTGTATCAGCTCCGAAGTAA
- a CDS encoding alpha/beta hydrolase, with the protein MPTVTANSCEMFYQIDDFTDPWRTDTETVWLQHGVGRSTRFWYQWVPGLAGQYRVIRRDMRGHGQSADPGPDHSWSLDELVTDMHDFMDTLGLDQVHYVGESIGGILGVLFASRWPERLKSLTICNSPTTIRPSGTQALSSQDGSVNRTLARDGSKGWGRLLIENRIISGKSPAHTEWVLDEWAKTPTHVLQGITRTLDGADTAPLLPQVSVPTLILAPAHSPITPLADQLSMRTGIPNARITVVEGPGHEIYVDEPQQCLRAVQDFLASLD; encoded by the coding sequence ATGCCGACGGTGACAGCCAATAGCTGTGAGATGTTTTACCAGATTGACGACTTCACCGATCCGTGGCGGACCGATACCGAGACGGTGTGGCTGCAACACGGCGTCGGCCGCAGCACCAGGTTCTGGTATCAATGGGTGCCCGGTCTGGCCGGCCAGTATCGGGTCATTCGGCGCGATATGCGCGGCCACGGCCAGTCGGCTGACCCCGGACCGGACCACAGCTGGTCGCTCGACGAGCTGGTGACCGATATGCATGACTTCATGGACACGCTCGGTCTCGACCAGGTCCATTACGTGGGCGAATCCATCGGCGGCATCCTGGGCGTACTGTTTGCCTCCCGCTGGCCGGAGCGCCTCAAGAGCCTCACGATTTGTAACTCGCCGACCACGATCCGTCCCTCGGGTACGCAGGCTCTGTCGAGCCAGGACGGCAGTGTGAACCGGACCCTGGCCCGCGACGGCTCAAAGGGCTGGGGCCGCCTGCTGATCGAAAACAGGATCATCAGCGGTAAGAGCCCGGCTCACACCGAGTGGGTCCTGGACGAGTGGGCCAAGACCCCGACCCACGTCTTGCAGGGCATCACACGGACCCTGGATGGCGCGGATACCGCACCGCTGCTGCCCCAGGTCAGCGTCCCGACCCTGATCCTGGCCCCGGCCCACAGTCCGATTACCCCGCTGGCCGACCAGCTGTCGATGCGTACCGGGATTCCCAACGCCCGTATCACGGTGGTGGAAGGGCCGGGCCACGAAATTTATGTGGACGAGCCGCAGCAGTGTTTGCGGGCTGTGCAGGATTTTCTGGCTTCGCTGGACTGA